The Aerococcus christensenii genome segment GACACGTCCCACCCCAATACGTCCAACATAATCATTATAATCTAACATGCAGACTTGGAATTGAAGAGCTTCATCTTCATTATCCTCAGGGGCTGGAATATTATTGATAATGGAATCAAACAAATAATCCATGGTTTTTTCTTGATCTTTGGGATCGGAGGAAAGCGAAGTTGTTCCGTTCATTGCAGAAGCATAAACCACTGGAAATTCGATTTGGCTTTCATCTGCACCTAATTCAATGAATAAATCCAAAACTTCATCCACAACTTCTAAAGGACGAGCGGCTGGTTTATCAATTTTGTTAACAACCACTACCGCAGGTTTGCCTGCTTCAAAAGCTTTTTGCAAAACAAAACGTGTTTGGGGCATAGTTCCTTCAGCAGCATCCACTACTAAAACTACCCCATCTACCATGGTCATAATCCGTTCAACTTCTCCACCAAAATCGGCGTGCCCTGGTGTATCCATAATGTTGATACGGGTTCCTTTATAGTTAACGGCGGTATTTTTCGCTAAAATGGTAATGCCTCGTTCCCGCTCAATCGCATTAGAGTCCATTGCCCGATCTTGTAATTGGGTACGTTCATCTAAAGTATCTGATTCCTCTAATAATTGGTTAACCAAGGTGGTTTTTCCATGGTCAACGTGAGCGATAATTGCTACATTACGAATATTTTCGCGCTTTGCCATTGTTTACATTCCTCCCGTTTATTCGTTTACTCGACGATTCATTGTACCACGCATCCTCAAAAATGCCTAGTTTTTTATCTATATCTCTTTTAAAACAGTTAAAAACTCCAAAAACTTCAAGTTTTAAGCAGCTGCTTCTCCAAAAGAAAATCACCAGCTTCTTTTATTAAGAAAGAATGATCCTCTGCTAATCCTTATAGTTTTCTAAAAAAGTCGCATACGCACTCGGATAAGCCATCAAAGCAGGAGTTTCGGTCATAAGGTTGATCTCTCCCCCGTCTAGGCGTGTTATCCGAATAGGCGTCCCCTTTAATAAAGCCATCCCTGCAGCTAGATCCCAAGGTTTTAAATTCATTGCCGCATAAAGAGCAATATCTCCCTTTAACAAAGCCAAAATTTCCATGCTGGCAGATCCATAACATCTAAAGCCTAAAGAATGATCCACAATTTCTAAGAAATTGTGGCTATTTCCCAAGACTAATCGCGAACTTGCCGCCATTAAACTGTCTTTTAGAGCCTTATCTTGACAAGGAAGGGAATACACTTGTCCATTCCGACGAAGTTCTTTCCCACAAATTCTTTCAAAATAATCATCCTGCATCACATCATAGATAGCTCCAAAAGCAGGGCTTCCGTCGACAAAATACCCGATCATAATCGCAAAATTCTTCTTCTGACAAACAAAATTTGTCGTACCGTCAATCGGATCAATAATCCAAACAGACCCTGTTAGGTCTTTAATTTGATCCTTGCCGCCTTCTTCTCCTAAAATTTTATCATTCGGATAAGTCTTTTGAATCTTCTCTCTAAAAAAAGCTTCTGTCGATTTATCGATATTGGTCACTAAATCTTTGGGACCTGATTTCGTTTTCACCTGCATAGGGCGTGTCAACTGTTCTCTAATCCGTTGACCAGCCTCTTGCATCCAGTTTCGAACTTCTTCAGCTAAGTTTTCTATTTTCAAACGCTCGCCCTCTCTCTAATCTACATGTAAAGCGGCTTTGGAATCTGCCGCATTCGCCAACTGTACCACTTGATACAAACTATACCCAGATCTTTCCTCAAATTCCTTCCCTAATTGCTTTTCTTCCATCTTCGAAGGAACAATCCGCTTAAAGGCCTGATATCTTTCCAAGAATTTTTCAGCACGGATTTGATCTTCATAGGCCTCTTCTACAGCCACCCATAAATCAATTAAAATACTAATTTCTTCATTAGAAAGTCCCGAAAGTAAGGGATAAGAATAATTATTCATCTGCGTAACCTCTTCATTTTTTCTTTTTATTATAGCATATCACGAATTTTTATCGAAAGGTTCCTAAAAAGCCAATAAAGGAAAGAAGCCTGATCGTCAGAGTTTTCTTTCCTTTATTTGTTAAAATTTTAATTGTTTAGAAAGTACAGATAACAAGAAACAAATTCCCCAATAACAGGCTGCCATAATCACAAACATAGGAATCACTTGATTGGTATTCTGACCATAAATAATTCGCGCATTGTGAGTAAGTTCTGGCAAGGAAATAATAGTAGCTAAAGAGGTGTCCTTAATCAAAGCAATGAGTTGGCTAACCAAAGCAGATAGCATAGACCGAATCGCTTGAGGAAGAATAACATGGCCAATAGCTTGAGGATAAGTTAAGCCGGTAGAAAGAGCTGCCTCTGTCTGCCCCTTATCTACCGCTTCCATACCTCCACGAATAATTTCAGAGATCATTGCAGACTCGAAAACTGTCATTGCTGCAATCGCAGACCAGAAAATATTCAAACGGAGTACCATTTGTGGCAGAGCAAAATAAGTAAAAAATATAATAAGAAGCAGCGGTAGATTGCGTATAATATCAATCACAAAACCTACTCCCTTGGATAGGAAAGCAATCTTAAGATAGCGAATAATCCCTAAAAGCGTTCCAAACAAAAGACTGAGCAGAATTGTAATCACAGTCACTTGAAGGGTTACTCTTAAACCTTGCCAAAGGAAAGAAAGATTTGCCCATTGAAAAGCGCCTAAAAAATCCATAACATTCTCCCCTTTCTATTGTAGAGCTAAGTGCCGTTCTAACTTTTTCATCAAATAAGTCAGAGGAACGGTAATCACTAAGTAACACATTCCCACAAGGATATAAGATTCAAA includes the following:
- a CDS encoding UPF0223 family protein, which gives rise to MNNYSYPLLSGLSNEEISILIDLWVAVEEAYEDQIRAEKFLERYQAFKRIVPSKMEEKQLGKEFEERSGYSLYQVVQLANAADSKAALHVD
- a CDS encoding inositol monophosphatase family protein gives rise to the protein MKIENLAEEVRNWMQEAGQRIREQLTRPMQVKTKSGPKDLVTNIDKSTEAFFREKIQKTYPNDKILGEEGGKDQIKDLTGSVWIIDPIDGTTNFVCQKKNFAIMIGYFVDGSPAFGAIYDVMQDDYFERICGKELRRNGQVYSLPCQDKALKDSLMAASSRLVLGNSHNFLEIVDHSLGFRCYGSASMEILALLKGDIALYAAMNLKPWDLAAGMALLKGTPIRITRLDGGEINLMTETPALMAYPSAYATFLENYKD
- a CDS encoding amino acid ABC transporter permease, with protein sequence MDFLGAFQWANLSFLWQGLRVTLQVTVITILLSLLFGTLLGIIRYLKIAFLSKGVGFVIDIIRNLPLLLIIFFTYFALPQMVLRLNIFWSAIAAMTVFESAMISEIIRGGMEAVDKGQTEAALSTGLTYPQAIGHVILPQAIRSMLSALVSQLIALIKDTSLATIISLPELTHNARIIYGQNTNQVIPMFVIMAACYWGICFLLSVLSKQLKF